A window of Procambarus clarkii isolate CNS0578487 chromosome 69, FALCON_Pclarkii_2.0, whole genome shotgun sequence contains these coding sequences:
- the LOC123772138 gene encoding uncharacterized protein encodes MKPILPKSSVTGVGYPQIHSIVASPGTTIILATTMAPTNFANFAIGTQGAAQPTPIILPSPSTPTITLSTHSVPQPTPVILPLTNTKQGTSRNLQSRCPPLLAPKSILPRSELVNQQRSIKSVKGTNSSSKKHASNVKGIKIMQNVQLKASLNRDAKKSVDQELFVKSILPKAPQRDAQTLIIVPVPAPTQKSSVVSSLLFAPNSSVVDVRTHLDHPRKVTKKKKIENSIAKENKKSLPLKVKHEIKVAHNTKLTNRVKSDPEDVVKNKFARQTKNKSKLIPVTVSKNDHAKLSETDQDVQCKQSDKSPVVPHENMPTVSSHSQLSVPSRNASLHLADRLSPQHGAPHDLPPPYPQYSNIQESDLNLHHTELLHGCETGKTEKEIQFSKTSNQKLSEITKKLSDCKCKKGQGISECPASIPDQTASPEKFLTNAVCARNKVDGLQATLPCLSSQSSRSISSSALHPPYTSSTVSKLELSQKNVHSNTITGTSSCFSIVSPIYSPSSSLLKLHSKDPSTYIIPSSFHATNPTIEGALDSPFSCVKNHSYSSIYSSLPCTHSSAGSSCSPLPSCCSASSGFLHSSPSTCQSQNSGDVSAASPVLSSAVSDIGTCVATPGSQLCHQVSYSHHPKSIHHALSSETPHLTQSSELSSTSHPSKLSTCSSHSYTAFYNQSSQPNQSNKVPQKSLHTYPLCSASQILSSHPVSYTRSHQSFQQASHIQSSQSPSYMHSTRPTLCVQSPRPTSYSPSQLIPHTLSPKSTSHMQSPQHASHTQTLHLISGTQSPQPTSYTQSPQPTSYTQSPQPTSYTQSPQPTSYTQSPQPTSYTQSPQPTSYTQSPQPTSYTQSSQPTSYTQSSQPTSCTQSSRLPYIQSSQPTYSKSPQSPLYTQSSQPVSFTQSPLRHSHTHVLQSTLHTQSTQSVVYTQSAQQTCYTQSSQSNSDRQPCESASNIDSPHPATYIPTHHSASYAQSPRPSLYTYSPQSGSFVQSRHPNSFATPEHPTTCSQSPQPEGYFLHTQHINDADPPSPQALSFVNEHIPSYCQSPQQETYSQSPHATPTPIKASSTNTDDSRLSHLPPFSIPQISSAFHHTNPASISHDNVYDSHQLSDTNYSQYYGSNKGLPLSSSYPTDEINSSFVSIEKSLSPPSYEAHLQNTASYPSSSPQTSASHHMSITHQQITPTNYSLSNHTTSLEEEDSSIHSDNRKSVRSPPAYPSSPALLPPPRYTPYSEATPVTHLSDHAIVLDKSKGSYGYSSKELPHAFFQNNPSMPQPPVTSPHTDARRGVLLPNCQDYSTSQCPSSASNAAFPNKIYHSLHDVQHSSDNEVEFQGVHNRTNKSTDQQTLFKHYNQEMDVSLAEWRNSKRGAGIHNNENFKVHSLIERAERLWFIPQQEQNRVYMKRKEMARDFLNHPDLHLSRDMMLKEKFWIEEDEPIAEEILLTSNTENEQEQQQEHPKEEVTVSEYSTSAAVVDVGPDYEAASDRLSSKKKHTREMLCQVCGKMLKGRSSLKSHLNSHHRIKPHACPFCHKSFTNRGVLVAHLRIHTGEMPYVCRICDTSFRTQSGLTRHKSLHTNARPYECSMCSKAFKTKLVLQQHLKLHLTGLFTCSECGKTFERHKSLAVHKASHNHKSQRFPCPHCHKAYQFRSLLNIHMQVHSNIRKHVCSVCNESFVWRSGLAAHLKIHSTSRPKCDICGMHFASEKRLSTHYRRHSNPQPHRCEVCGRSFSHAYRLVSHSLVHQEHKEYTCPKCGVVFTSAKKIRKHLVSHRKEVPRICQLSGTIEIPKSTT; translated from the exons ATGAAACCG ATTCTTCCTAAAAGCTCGGTGACTGGTGTAGGTTACCCACAAATTCACAGTATTGTAGCATCACCTGGCACTACAATAATCTTGGCAACAACTATGGCCCCAACCAACTTTGCTAACTTTGCTATTGGAACCCAGGGAGCTGCTCAGCCCACTCCCATTATTCTGCCCTCTCCATCCACTCCTACCATCACACTGTCCACCCACAGTGTGCCACAGCCTACTCCTGTCATACTACCATTGACAAATACGAAGCAAGGAACATCCAGAAACCTTCAATCACGATGTCCACCTTTGCTGGCACCCAAGAGTATCTTGCCAAGATCA GAACTTGTAAACCAACAGAGGTCAATAAAGTCTGTTAAAGGGACAAACTCCAGTTCCAAAAAACATGCCAGTAATGTTAAAGGAATAAAGATAATGCAGAATGTGCAGCTAAAAGCAAGCCTTAACAGAGATGCAAAAAAATCTGTTGATCAGGAACTTTTTGTGAAATCAATTTTGCCTAAAGCACCTCAAAGGGATGCACAAACACTAATTATTGTACCTGTTCCAGCACCAACACAAAAGTCATCAGTGGTCTCTTCACTTTTATTTGCTCCAAATAGTTCTGTGGTTGATGTCAGAACTCATTTGGATCATCCTAGAAAAgttacaaaaaagaaaaaaattgaaaattccaTTGCCAAAGAAAACAAGAAAAGTTTGCCACTTAAGGTGAAACATGAAATTAAGGTAGCGCATAACACAAAGCTAACAAATAGAGTTAAATCTGATCCTGAAGATGTAGTCAAAAATAAATTTGcacgacaaacaaaaaataaatctaAGCTGATCCCTGTAACTGTATCTAAAAATGACCATGCAAAATTAAGTGAAACAGATCAAGATGTGCAGTGTAAGCAAAGTGACAAATCTCCTGTAGTACCccatgaaaatatgccaacagtGTCTTCTCACTCTCAGTTATCAGTGCCTTCAAGAAATGCATCTCTACATTTAGCTGACCGGCTTTCTCCTCAACATGGTGCTCCTCACGACCTTCCTCCACCTTATCCACAATATTCAAATATACAAGAATCTGACTTGAACTTGCATCATACCGAGTTGCTGCATGGGTGTGAGACTGGTAAAACAGAGAAAGAAATtcagttctctaagacatcaaaccaGAAATTATCTGAAATTACTAAAAAGCTTAGTGATTGTAAATGCAAAAAGGGGCAAGGTATTTCTGAATGCCCAGCCTCAATACCTGATCAAACAGCTTCACCTGAAAAATTCTTAACAAATGCAGTGTGTGCCAGGAATAAAGTAGATGGATTGCAGGCAACTTTGCCTTGTTTATCATCCCAATCATCTCGGAGTATCTCTTCAAGTGCCTTACATCCTCCTTATACTTCATCTACAGTATCAAAATTAGAATTATCACAGAAAAATGTTCATTCTAATACAATAACTGGAACTTCTTCCTGTTTCTCCATAGTTTCACCTATATATTCCCCATCCTCATCACTCTTAAAGTTACATTCAAAAGATCCTTCTACATACATTATACCTTCATCATTTCATGCAACAAATCCTACCATAGAAGGGGCTTTGGATTCGCCCTTCTCATGTGTGAAGAATCACAGTTATTCCTCCATATATTCTTCTCTACCATGTACTCATTCTTCAGCTGGTTCTTCATGCAGCCCTCTTCCAAGTTGTTGTTCTGCTTCCAGTGGCTTTCTGCATTCTTCTCCATCTACCTGCCAGTCACAGAATTCAGGTGATGTATCTGCAGCATCCCCTGTTCTCTCTTCAGCAGTATCAGATATAGGTACATGTGTTGCTACTCCTGGTAGCCAGTTGTGCCATCAAGTGTCTTACTCCCACCATCCAAAGTCAATACATCATGCCTTATCTTCTGAAACACCTCACTTAACCCAGAGCTCAGAATTATCATCCACTTCCCATCCTTCAAAACTTTCTACATGCAGTTCTCATTCCTATACAGCATTTTATAACCAATCTTCACAGCCAAATCAGTCTAATAAAGTACCACAAAAGTCACTGCATACTTATCCCTTATGCTCAGCCTCTCAAATACTTTCCTCACACCCAGTGTCCTACACTCGTTCCCATCAGTCATTTCAACAAGCCTCACATATACAGTCTTCTCAGTCACCATCATACATGCATTCTACTCGGCCAACTTTGTGTGTGCAGTCTCCTCGACCAACTTCATATTCACCTTCTCAGTTAATTCCACACACACTGTCTCCTAAATCAACCTCTCATATGCAGTCTCCTCAACATGCATCACATACTCAGACTCTTCATCTCATTTCAGGTACACAGTCTCCTCAGCCAACCTCGTACACACAGTCCCCTCAGCCAACCTCGTACACACAGTCCCCTCAGCCAACCTCGTACACACAGTCCCCTCAGCCAACCTCGTACACACAGTCCCCTCAGCCAACCTCGTACACACAGTCCCCTCAGCCAACCTCGTACACACAGTCCCCTCAGCCAACCTCCTATACACAGTCCTCTCAGCCAACCTCCTATACACAGTCCTCTCAGCCAACTTCCTGTACACAGTCATCACGGCTACCTTATATACAATCCTCTCAGCCAACCTATTCAAAATCCCCCCAATCACCTCTATACACCCAGTCCTCACAACCAGTGTCATTTACTCAGTCACCTCTGCGGCATTCGCATACACACGTCCTTCAGTCTACCTTGCACACACAGTCCACTCAGTCAGTTGTATACACACAGTCTGCCCAGCAAACCTGTTATACACAATCATCTCAGTCAAACTCTGACAGACAGCCCTGTGAATCTGCTTCAAACATAGATTCGCCACATCCAGCTACGTACATACCTACTCATCACTCGGCTTCATATGCTCAGTCTCCTCGGCCCTCCCTATATACTTACTCGCCACAGTCGGGTTCTTTTGTCCAGTCTCGGCATCCAAATTCCTTCGCCACACCTGAGCATCCTACAACGTGCAGTCAATCACCACAACCTGAGGGATATTTTTTGCATACACAGCATATTAATGATGCTGATCCTCCTTCTCCTCAGGCTCTCTCATTTGTTAATGAACATATTCCAtcatattgtcaatccccacaacAAGAAACTTACAGCCAGTCCCCTCATGCCACAccaacaccaattaaagcatcgtCCACCAACACTGATGACTCTCGATTGTCCCACCTCCCACCATTTTCAATTCCCCAAATTTCATCAGCATTTCACCATACTAACCCTGCAAGTATCTCTCACGATAATGTTTATGATTCGCACCAGCTTAGTGATACTAATTATTCACAATATTATGGTTCTAATAAAGGATTGCCTTTATCATCTTCATATCCTACAGATGAAATAAATTCATCATTTGTATCGATCGAAAAGTCATTAAGTCCGCCATCATATGAAGCTCATTTACAAAACACTGCATCGTACCCATCTTCTAGCCCTCAAACTTCAGCCTCTCATCACATGTCAATTACACATCAACAAATAACACCAACCAATTATTCATTATCAAACCATACCACAAGCCTTGAAGAGGAGGATTCATCCATACACTCGGACAACAGGAAAAGTGTTAGATCCCCACCTGCATATCCTTCCTCTCCAGCTTTGCTTCCACCTCCAAGGTACACACCCTACTCAGAAGCAACTCCTGTCACCCATCTTTCAGACCATGCAATTGTATTGGATAAGAGCAAAGGATCATATGGGTATAGTTCAAAAGAATTGCCACATGCCTTTTTTCAAAACAATCCATCAATGCCACAACCACCTGTCACATCTCCACATACTGATGCTCGACGAGGTGTACTTCTTCCTAACTGTCAAGATTACAGCACAAGCCAGTGCCCTAGTTCTGCCTCTAATGCAGCATTCCCAAATAAAATTTACCACTCTCTTCATGATGTCCAGCACAGCTCTGATAATGAAGTGGAATTCCAAGGGGTACACAATAGAACCAATAAGTCAACTGATCAACAAACACTATTTAAGCATTATAACCAGGAAATGGACGTGTCTTTGGCCGAATGGAGGAATTCCAAAAGAGGAGCTGGGATTCATAACAATGAAAACTTTAAAGTACATAGTCTAATAGAGCGAGCAGAGAGACTATGGTTTATTCCTCAACAAGAACAAAATAGAGTGTATATGAAGAGAAAAGAGATGGCAAGAGACTTCCTCAATCATCCTG ATTTACACTTGAGCAGAGATATGATGTTAAAAGAAAAGTtttggattgaggaagatgagccaATTGCTGAAGAAATCCTTTTGACAAGCAACACTGAAaatgagcaggagcagcagcaggagcacccaAAGGAGGAAGTAACTGTAAGTGAATATTCTacttctgctgctgttgttgatgttggaccAGACTATGAAGCTGCAAGTGATAGACTCAGTTCAAAGAAAAAGCACACCAGGGAAATGCTATGTCAG GTGTGTGGGAAGATGCTTAAAGGCCGCAGCAGTCTCAAATCTCATTTGAACAGCCACCACAGAATTAAGCCCCACGCTTGCCCTTTCTGCCACAAAAGTTTTACAAACCGCGGTGTTCTTGTAGCACATCTTCGTATTCACACTGGTGAGATGCCATATGTGTGTCGCATTTGCGATACATCTTTTCGGACACAATCAGGCCTTACGCGTCATAAAAGTTTACATACTAATGCGAGGCCTTACGAGTGTTCCATGTGTTCTAAGGCATTTAAAACAAAGCTGGTCTTACAGCAGCACTTAAAACTTCATTTAACAGGTTTATTCACCTGCTCTGAATGTGGTAAGACCTTTGAAAGACATAAATCATTAGCAGTACACAAAGCATCTCATAACCATAAGTCTCAAAGGTTTCCCTGCCCACATTGCCATAAAGCATACCAGTTCCGCAGTCTTCTAAACATTCACATGCAGGTTCACTCTAATATCCGAAAACATGTCTGTTCAGTTTGTAATGAGTCTTTTGTTTGGCGTAGTGGTTTAGCTGCTCATTTGAAAATCCACTCTACTTCCCGTCCAAAGTGTGACATATGTGGGATGCACTTTGCCTCGGAGAAAAGATTGAGCACTCATTATCGTCGCCACAGTAATCCACAACCTCATCGGTGTGAAGTGTGTGGCCGAAGTTTCTCTCACGCCTATCGTTTGGTTTCTCATTCTCTTGTACACCAAGAGCATAAGGAATATACCTGTCCaaagtgtggtgttgtgtttacTTCAGCAAAGAAGATACGGAAACATCTTGTCAGCCATAGGAAAGAGGTGCCAAGAATTTGCCAACTTTCTGGTACAATAGAAATACCAAAGTCTACCACatga
- the LOC138355890 gene encoding uncharacterized protein — MLFNVDNCKTLHVGHNNPRHNYQINNITVQQIDEEQDLGVKIHHPMKVAQQVGAAVKQANQLLGILKCTCDYKEKKVQLYKSLVRPYMDYCIHEWRLHFQKDIAALEKVQHRATKIIPELSHLPYQERLKTTGLLILKTRHDRAYLTETFKILNKFEDVDPDIFFSSDVTQTWSNGFKLNQPQSRTENRCFYIHRVINSWNRLPDEAVTSKTVLS, encoded by the coding sequence atgctttttaatgttgACAACTGCaagaccctgcatgtggggcataacaacccacgccACAACTATCAAATCAATAACATTAcagtacagcagattgatgaagaacagGACCTTGGCGTCAAAATCCACCACCCAATGAAAGTTGCACAGCAGGTAGGGGCAGCAGTCAAACAAGCTAACCAACTCCTTGGAATACTCAAGTGTACTTGTGactataaggaaaagaaggttcaactgtataaatctctggtgcgacCCTATATGGATTACTGTATACATGAATGGAGACTTCATTtccagaaggacatagctgctctggagaaggtgcaacaccgggcaacaaaaatcattccagagctaagtcatctccCGTATCAGGAACGCTTGAAGACCACAGGGCTATTAATACtgaaaaccaggcatgacagggcataTCTcactgaaacttttaaaatactgaacaagtttgaagatgttgatccggatattttcttcagttcagatgtaacacaaacatggagcaacggtttcaagctcaaccagCCACaaagtaggactgagaacagatgcttttacatccacagggttattaactcatggaaccgcctacccgacgAAGCCGTAACATCCAAAACTGTGTTGAGTTAA